Within the Poecilia reticulata strain Guanapo linkage group LG13, Guppy_female_1.0+MT, whole genome shotgun sequence genome, the region TCCCAAGCACACCTCAAGGCTATTCTTGGACAAGATAAAGCCATCAGACAATGAGCTACTGGAACACTGCCTTCCTTCacgattctcatctcccttcagtgctcctTCTGAAATTTCTCGCATCAAGCTGGATTTCTTTGAATTGCttttatacaaacaaaaaaaaaaaaagagttgttaAAATACACCTATTAaagttttggtctttttctgatatttttttttccaagtttaaattttttaaaaacgtttctTTCAGATTCCACCTTCTTCCCGGGTCGCTGTGCTGAGATCTTTGTCCGCGGGACGAGTGTTGGGCGTCTCGGAGTCCTTCACCCCGATGTCATCGGCCGCTTTGAGCTGACCATGCCCTGCTCTGCTTTGGAGATGGACCTCGAACCTTTCCTGTGATTTCACCTTCCTAAACGTCTACCAAACATTTATGAGTTGCTAAATCAACCAGATGTATAGTTTGGTTTTGTGTATATGGGATGTGATTTTGGTCGTCTGTGTAATTGGTGCATGAACCAACCAGTGTGTACAGCTTTGTAGTGTTGATCCAGTGGTTTTTAAATAACACGGCTGTtttcactaaattaaaaattaaagagacttctttgtgtttgtgagtctgtgtgtgggttttgcatgcatgcatgccCTTAATTTTGGCTTTTCATGCATTCATTGGTGCATGGTGAATAAACTCAGTGACTtatgtgttgctttgattttttcagTGGCCACACTGCTGAAATCCTCCTCACACATGACGTTCCCATGCAGGAAACCTTCAAGCACCCGTTTTCAGCTCTCAGCCAATCCCAGCCAGCTCTGCCATCTCGCCTGCCTTCAACTAAAACGGTGTTTGGCGATTTGAGCTCACACGCAGGCCTCAAGGCTCTTAATGATTTCCTGGCAGACAGAAGCTACATAGAGGGTTTCACGGTGTCCCAAGCTGACGCCGCAGTGTTCGATGCCATCCCCTCTCCGCCCTCGCAGGCCTTCTGCCACCTCCGACGCTGGTACAGCCACATCAAGTCCTTCCAGATGGAGAGAGCGCGTCTCCCATCAGCCAGGAGTCGGTTTGTTCGCTCACCAACTCCGCCCGCCTCCCCAAACAACAACAGCGAAGATGACATCGACCTTTTCGGTTCCGACGACGACGAAGAGAGCGCAGAGGCGGCTCGGATCCGAGAGCAGCGCCTGTCCGAGTACGCTGCCAAGAAGTCTAAGAAGCCGGCGCTCGTCGCCAAGTCCTCCATCCTCCTCGATGTCAAGCCGTGGGACGACGAGACAGACATGGCCAAGATGGAGGAGTGCGTCCGTAGCATCGCTATGGAGGGCCTGCTGTGGGGGCAGTCCAAGCTGGTGCCAGTGGGCTACGGGATCAAGAAGCTACAGATAGGGTGCGTAGTGGAGGACGATAAAGTGGGCACAGATCTCCTGGAGGAAGCCATCACTGCGTTCGAGGAATACGTTCAATCTGTGGACGTGGCTGCCTTCAATAAGATCTGAATTGGACAGAATTAACCGACTGAATGACATTGGCTAATGTCACCTGGACCTGGCTGTAGTCGGTGTGGTAGCTTTCCATAGAAACTCAGGTGCGTCACAGACTCAATATTCTTTGATCTGTTGcttttaaacatcaaataaaagcaTTCTGATGTTTGGCTGAGCTCTTCTGAGTGCATCTTTTCATACGGCcttattcagcattttttcaCTGAATCTGTTGATGTCTTATTGGCTTCTCAAAGGGAAACCGTTGCAGTCAGTGAAGCGTTAAAGTAACCTGCGCAGAAGGCAGTCCATCTTGAAAATGAAGTCTGACAGGTGTGCCGGCATTCCTTCTAACTCGACTGCAGCAAAGCTTAACACCGACCATGCGATGAAGCAACAGATGGTCTGAACCAACCAGCAGATGGAGAGTCTTTGAGTGTTGGAGAAAAGCAGACTACAGTATTCATAcccattgaactttttcacatttcaaacacaaactttagtgTTTTGGGGGGGCTTTTGTGTGATAGCCCAACACAAAGTGCATACAGTTAACCCTGAATGATTCATATCGCTTAGTCTCAAGTTTTTCCGataagtttctttttattggaAGTGTTGATGTGATGGTGGCCAAGCTTGAGTCCCCATTTCAATCTGATAGAGAATCTATAAAAAGGAGGCCTCCCAACAAGGATACAAATGATTTAATctaactttttctttaaattgatatccttaaaaacataactgtttGGTTAGTTGGTCCTTATAAATTGTTCTTAGGTGTTGATATGTATACACACGTTttttctgttcccctgtgatggactggcaacgTTGTCCTGTCAACAGGTTTTACCTGCATAGTTCTTGTTTAATTTCAACATACCTGTTCTTCACCTAATTAAACacaatgaagtttgtggttgtctGGCAAAATGTGCGAAAGTTCAAGGCTATAAAGTAAAGTGAAGTTGCTACAGTTCAGTTTGAAACAAATAACTGCATTCTCTAACCTTTGATTCAAACAATCAAATTCGGAACCATGAAAGCTTTATTCctgtgtgaacaaacttttttttttaatttacagctAAGCTCTGGATCAGTCACAAGTCTTATATACAGTCTTGTATGAATCATTTCCACTTAGGAGTCACACATTCACtactttttcagtttataaaaGCTCAATAACGTACGGTGAGATAAATATGAAGTTCATTGTTGAGATAATTACAGATCAGTCTTACTGGATGCCAGATGGTCATAGAAGCCCAATCAGAGCAAAGACTCTGTTGACCAGTATGGAGTTAACCAGTCCCACAGCTGTGTATGTGACAAACTTGGATGGTACTTCtatctccttcctcctcctggcATTTTTGTCCGTTTTCGGAACATTGTACCAAGAATACAACGCGTCCAAACTCAGCTTTTTCACTATCTGCCGAGTTCCCACCAGGGCAACGACTCCCACCAGGCTGCGTCCAGCCCCTCTCGCCACAGACAGCGCTGTTACTGTGGGTAGAGGTACAGGTAACGGCCCCCGGTGCTCAAAAGTGTCGCCCAGCTGCACATTGGCCCAGTATCCCACTGAGCAGCCAGCGCACACGCCGAGAATTGTGGTGGTGTCTCCTCGTGTGGTGGTGTAATGGTCCAGCTCTGGGTATGTGTAGCTTAGGAAGAGCAGCAGTGACAGAGCAATGATGGGGGACAGAGGGCTGGTCAGCTGGAAGCTGTCGAAGGATTCCCAGAAAGGGTAGGTGAGCAGAATCAGGATGGCAGTGATCAAAATGCCACACACCACATCCTGAAAGCACAGCAATGGCAGCATTTAGTCAGCCTGTCAGATGAAGTAGAGTCATTAGATTTGATTCTTGATAACTAAAATCCAGCACTTCTGCAAACCTGAGGCGTATGAGACTATGTTATCATTTGTGGCTATAAGCATAATTATTGCCCAAATCAAAGGTTTTGCATCGATACCACCATCTGACATTCACTAGTCGACAGCTGAGTTACATTGTTTGCAAAGACAAGAAAGAGTAGATCTAAAAGTGCATCATTAAAGATCCAGGCTTTTGTGATAAAGCAAATGATggttgtagttttagcaatggcagcgcGTCCGCTggcattgctaaaactacaaccgaacggcttcattcacttcctcaagtgaacgaagccgttcAGCTGGACAGGCTTCCAAATACTGAATAGACGTTGTTGaattaaatttgtcatttttaaagatccTCCATCATATGTATGACTATATTTCCCTGTGgattgttgatttttcttttttgttgaaagaaatatgtatacaaaaaaagcacaacctAATAAGACCAGTTGGTCTATTTCTGCTAAATCAGTAATATAGTTAAAAATCCTGCATTTGTTATGTTTAGATTTATATAGCCTATAGAAATATATAGGCTATAGAAATATAGCCtatatatttctatatataGGCCTATAGATAGCCTATATATTGGCCTATATATATAGCCCATATATAGGCCTATATATAAGCTATAAATAGGCTATATATAAAGCCTATATATTTCTATATAGGCTATATATAGCCTATATGTTTCTATATTATATAGGCTATATATAGCCTATATaatatagaaataataaaataatgtatggAAGACAGTACTAAGTCCACgtgaagatagaaagacatacagcgtgtgtgtgtgtgcgtgtgtttgtgtgtgtggtgacTGGCTCACCAGAACTGAGTGCATGCCAGTGTAGAGCCGACTCAGAGACACCAGAGACGAGAGCGTCGCAGCAATCAGCAGGCCTGTCTGGAAGCAAAactgacacagaaacacacatttacCACCAAGCATCACTTTGACACAGTCACAAGTTAATTCTCAGGAAAAATGACACACTTTCCCCCAGATATTCATGTTTCCATCAAATCTTTTCATATTCACATGCAACTCCTCTCTGCGTCAGCCTGCCTGACAACACCTCACTGCTCCTTTATCTTGCTAGtgtttctctcttcctcctccctccacacacacacttttaccTATATGGCCACAGCTTTTATCCCCCATTCCCATTTAAATAACAGTGAGAAGAGAAGCCTCGTGTATTCATCCACCTccgtgccttttttttttagtcttttccTGTCCTTTGCAGCTGGAAGCCTATTCAGTGGTAGTTCATAAAGAGGGAGGGGTTTTATTTCTGAATGGCCACAAAGGATGCCAGGGAcaggaggggtggggggttcGGGAGTCAGTCTGTGATTGACTGCCGTGACCTCCGACCTGCTTCGGGGAAAAGGCTGAGTTGCCCCGAGGACTTGAGCAGCAGCCTGCTTCTCATCTATATCTGTGCGTGCTCTTCTCTGTCAGGGGATTCCTGGAGGAATTTTAGGGCACTGTTAAGCGCCCTACTGTACTTTTGGTGTCTCGGTTTTTGGTCCAATTTCTCTGACCCTCTGAGCAGAGATCAAGTGGAAATGATCCGGCCACAAATCAGTCTGACAGCTCCGGAGCCCGCTGAAAACCTTCCGGCTGTGGCAATTTCTCGTTCGCCCTGGTCTTCGCGACAACACAGAGCTTGATTAAGGCAGCTAATGATTGGCTCGTTGAGTGTTTTACTGACTTGGCAGTTGAGATGGAGAGATAAAAAGAGGAAGAGTGAAGAGGAGGGAGGCGGAGAAGTTGGTCTGACAGTCATTGACTCGTTGCAGTCTATCAGAGGATGAAGCAGCAGCTCGATGGGTGTGGCTGATGTGTGACTGATGGTGACGGCTGCTCCTGCCTTTCACGGCCCATTGTCCAGCAGGCAGGACAGCATGTGATGGACAGCAGGACCACTCCCTTCATTTCAATCTGTTACCCCGAGTGTCAAAGTACTGCAAGTCTGGGAGGATGCCGATTTAACAGCCTTGTTGATTATAGAAGGTGATTCATTGGCAGCCATAATAGTGGTAATGACACGACAAACATCTAAAGTAAGGacattttatgaattaaaatacagtttacaACGTATGCAGCATTGTAACTACATTTACTCAattgcttttacttgagtaatgtttttatgaactACTGCTACTCTTAGTTGAGTAAAATTTCAGAATACTCTGTCCAACTTCGATGAAGAAAGAACAAccatattttaaccaaaaatatacGAGACAGAGACACAATTTCTATCTGCTGAGCCTGATGTGGCATTTGGAGATTTATAAGATGCATTAAACAATATAAATTGTCACTGGAAGTACATTATCTTGTATACGCATTACCTACTGTAAGTAATAACTTCATGTGAAGTTGTTACTTCACATGAAGTtattaaaatgtagattttaatattgaaaaaaagaggattttaaaaagtgtttcttctgcttgaatgtgttattttgtatttatttgttgtagTTCTTTCTAGTTTGGTCTTTTAAGATGCCAGAACTTGCACATAACttcataaattatttgtttcatgaCATTATGCCAAAATataaaaccagattttatgattagttactcagtacttgagttgcctttttaccaaatacttttctactcttaagtaatttcttggaaaaccacttttttacttttacttgggtAAAAAGTGGCTGTTCACAATGAGAAACACACAAAGTCCTCATGGACTTCCTCATGGTCACACAAAGATTGTCCCGACAGGCCAAAATGGTaggaaagacatttttgttgagCAATTTGCAGGAATGAGCTGCCAGTTATTTAAAACTTatctttctcctttttattttagttagggactttttttttttcttcgattggtttaataattattaaataggtAAGTTTAGGTTAATATTAAGATAATCTTTCAGCATCACCTCCCCTCCGATGATATACCTAGATCCTCTTTCGTTGTGAAATTTCTTGttaacaaaatcattttaaataaatcccaGCAGCTACAAACTGTGTGCGGTGCCTGCTTGAGCTCTGAGGAGGATGGATCCTTTGTCTTATGATCTGGCTGCTCTTAGGTTATAACACTGATGGTGGCGATTAAATGTGTGCAATCAAAGTGCAGCTTACTGAGAGTCTCTTAACTAAATATTGTTGTGGCgtctgcaaacatttaaatagatCCAGGATTAATATAATTTGTGCgcccattgtttttgtttttacaacacATTGGACACGTGTTGTTTGGAATTgggtttcaaaacaacaattcaaataagttttaaaagcCCAAAATGAAAGATTAATGCACACGATGAGTGTATGGGAACTTCTCAAAGGAGCTGTGAAAGACTAATGGAGGCTGATGAAGCCATTCTGAATTGTGTGGTTTTAGAAACACTTGAACACTCTGCTTTCTGTTAACAGTGACGTACAGAAGATGATCCTAATTGGCAAATTAGGAGCATCATGCAGACTCATCCAAAGTcaattatgtacattttaattctGTCATAGTCATAAAACAGTTCAATCAAGTTTGGTTTATTATGATTGGTGGTGAAACGTTTTCTAAGAAAACCCAGCCGACAACAGAGAGTCACTGAATTTGCGGCCATCTTCCTCCTGAACCAATGTGGAGACGGTGCAACGGACTTCTTCAAAGCGTTTGTCTGAATGTGTTTGTCACCACAACGGCACAGCTTGAGAACTGCTTCCTTTCttacttcaaattaaaagcctATGTCAGCTCTGTGAGACAGACTCCACTTTGACAACAGATGTTGAATAGGATTTTGAAAGTGAGCTTGATCATATTTAATAATGAAGTCTTTCTGGCAACTTTTGTATGAATTAGTTtgtatttcaaagaaaagtcaaatcaactataaaaaaacataaattgctTTTATTGGTCCATATTGTGCAGTCGCACTCTGATATATCCACTATATTTGTTGTCCAATTAACCTGTGGAAGTAATGCAGATTTTTGACATATGAATGAAGCCCAAACCCAAAGTACTAATCCATGATGTTTCAGTGGAAACAAACACGTGCGCTCACCTGTACTCTGGAGGGAGCACTCAGTAAAAGTGTGAAGGAGATGGCAGTGGCAGCCATCGCGTGGGTGGATGGCAGTCCGTACTCCGCGTCCACGCGCGTCTCAAGCTTGACCACAGGCGGTGAGGGCGGGCGAGGAAGCTTCAGCAGGTCCTTCATCACCTGGCCAACGTACATCACCAACTGCAGCAGAGACAtatattttcaaagtgtttttattaatgcCTAACGGCAGCAGTTCACATCCGTTTAAGCTTTCAATACCCAAAAGATGTTGGCAGACACTTCCCATGTATTGAGGTATAAGCCATCCTAATGAGCCAGTTACAGGATAACAATCAGCTTCAAAAAGCTTTACTCTTTTATGCTTacgtttttttatctttctaatAATTTTGGCAATACATAgtcaaagaaaatgcattttaattgttctttagaatgtaaaaaaaaaaaaagccttcaagTGCGGAATGAACTAGGACATACATTTGCTCCCACTTACAATGACTAAAATCAGACATATCATGTATCACATCAGTTCcttgtgattatttttgcctttctgCTCTTCATTGATTATCTCCTCTGAGGATAGCAGACTGATACCAGCTGGCTGATAGGCCGAGCTCTTTGGTTGTGAAGCCTCTCTGTAGTTGGTTGTGCTCCCTTAGCATCCTGCTATGACTTATGTGgtttgaaaagtgaaatatttccaaaaacaaactgtCTGCCTCATACACAAGAGAAGAAAAGCCTTTATTTATCCAGCTGGCCAGCAGTGCAGAAGGGGCACTGCTTTGTTCCTCTATGACCCATATTATGATAGAAAAATGTGGGTACTGTGAAgccctatttttatttttatttttcaaaaaccctGGTTTATTCTGATAGTTATCAACCAATAACTTGCACATTGTAGTTACTTATACCTCCATATTTCTTTGACAATTAAGTAAAAAGAACCAGAAAGCGCAAATGAAGGAGgaaagatttttgaaaaagtaaaaatcctgATGACCATTTGCTTTGAAACCAGCCACCAGTTCTCATAAATATCTAATCAACATCCCGACTCCAGGATTAAGCTGCACAAAAGTGCAGATCCCACACAGTATAAAGTGCCAATGCTGCAAATGTGCAGTAACTAAATCTATTATAAGAAACAGAGTTGAAGACAGCAGACTTTGCTGACGCATCGTTTTCAGCATCTTTGGGTGAGACTATGCTCTTCATCTGACAAAAGACCTGAGCAAGGTGAATTCACGTGTGGGTGTGTATGTCTCTGCATCTGCATCTGCGCCCAGCCAAATCTGCTGCATATTCTCTTTCATGAGAATATGCGAGTGGATAGGCCGGCCCGCTCCGGCTCCAGGTTTATTTAAAGCCAGGCCTTGTATATTTAATGAATGGCTGTCTTAGTGAGGAGCAGGAAGGCAGCGAGCACAGAGGGATCAGGATAGTAATGTATGTGTTTAAGGAGAAGAACAGAGAGGTTGTTATTACAATCCCATTTGACACAGCAATCAGCGAGATTTTGTTACCATGGCAAAGGAGACATTAAAGTACCTCGACGGATCCACTGTTTCTGCTCATGTGGAGGCACAATGAGCTCTTTAGGACTTGAGGCAGACGCTGAACGGGAGGAAGGCAGGCTGCAGAGATTCACTCTGTTTTAGCCACAAGGGCATTTTACTGAGGGTAAGCGACGATGATAGGAAACGAGACCTGAAAAATAGAACACTTCAGCCTGACTCCTCACATAAATACTAGATGGGACTGCagccagattatttttttttttttcacaaaccgATCTGCTTCTTTTATAGCTATAAAAATCTTGTCATACAGGGTCAGTGCTAGAAATTGAAGACAGTAGAGGGGATAACATTTTGACCGTTGGAGTTTACAGTTATGATATAGTCAGCTAAAAAGTTAATTATCACAAAAACTAGCAATGGAAAAACAGCGACTGACTTTTACAGTttccaaaaactgcaaaacaaaattgcCTGTGTAGGATCTCCAGCCATGAAGGGCTGAAAACTGTAGGCTAGTGTACCTATGTGATTCAACAGTGCACTGCATTTACCTACTTTCAGCTTCAACAGGAAGAAGAGGAGTTTCAGGAAGGAAACTCTGTCATGGACAGCATAAAGcactttggagtcctctgactTAATAAGTTGCTACACAAATGCAGGATAATTTTCCATTTACCATGTAAAATGGCTCAGACTGAAGCCCATTCCTGGTACTTTAGTGCTTTGCACAACTTTATTTTGATGTGTCACATGAAATATCAATAAAACCCAATTAACtttgtggcaaaatgtaaacaagagtaaaaatatttctgagagTGAGTGTCTCCtccatttgttttcatgtatGAAATGAGAAAGTCATATGCTTTTCCTCCCTCCTGCCAGTCTGCTATTGTGTAGTGGTGTGTGTAATGATATATATGGTAGCCGTTGTTACACCACCAATCTAAACTTATAACACTTTAACTAACACCTACAAATCTTTTAAGGAACTACGATGACCataaatttgcagtaaaatcaccACACTGACAATGTGAactgaaactaaactaaactaaaaacaacGTTGCCCTTTTATTCACTGCAGCCTTGCTATGTGCAGAtgctgttttccattttgtgttGCCCTTGGGTCATTTCTGAATATAAAATGTCCTATTACCATATTCATCTGTACTTTACATGCACAACTCCTAACGGAAAACAGACAATAAACAAGAGACAGACAATGGCAGGACCACTCAGCACACACACTGCCACTGTGTATTCATACGATAATCCATACGACAGTGTGTTTCTGCCCTCACACACACTGAATCTGGCGGCCAGCTCGAGTAAGTGCATGATGCGACACCCTTATCTTCTACACAAACATCACATTGATGGCTGTGACATTCACATCAAAAGGCCTGACCCCACAGACAGACTCTGCACATTAAGGGAAGAGTTAAAGACTGTCTGACTCTGTGAATAAGTATATTGATCGAGCCGAGAGCAGATTCAGACTTTGATCTTTCCACATTTGGATCGGACTGTCGGGTGTGTATATTTTGAGACGGTGGGCTGGTGAACAGGTCGCTGTTTGTAAGGCCGGAGAAACGCTATGTGTGATGGgcggttttttttcttccacagtgACATGACTACAGTTTCTCTCAGTTGCTCTTGTGCATTTCTTCAATAGTCCTTGATATTTGTAGAACAATTAAGTGCGTTTCTTTTAACAATTAGCACAAAAAGCTAAACACTGTTGGTTACTCCAGAATCCATGGTGAAACTGGATTTTACTCCAGAAAACGCGCTTTCTTTCTCGAAGTTCATAGTTTGTCTCTTAAAAGTTCAACCAAGTCATTGtgatacagaaagaaaaagacagcacaaagaaaaaatataaaagtagaAACAGGAGCATAAGACAATCTGCTTGAGGAACATTTGACGTGGAGTGCTGTAGGAAATACAGCAAAGTTTTCCTACATTTTCTGACTGTTATGGTAAAACCAAAGTTATACCAGCAAGTTTATTGCAACTTCTGTTTTACCATAACTTCTTACCGttgtggtttttaaaatttttgttggCCCTTCTGGACCACTGTATATAAAAATACACTACCTAGaaatcatatttataaaattCCTCAGATTTGCTTagaactgatttttaaaaaaaaaatacacctgaatCCTGGCTTAATGTTAGCTTTTCTTAATACATTTGGCCTCTAGTGTCACTACCTGTAAGCATACTTTGAAATATTCCCCCTGGCAGAGTATTTGCATGATTTTCAATGCATTATGCTGAAGTATTGCAATACTATGATGCAATTCTTGACCACATAGTTTCTCATGTCTACTGTTTTCTAAGTCAACCAAAGTCGACCTGCGATGAAAACCAAGAAAGAACATTAAAGGACAGTGGcgaagcgtgtgtgtgtgtgtgtgtgtgtgtgtgtgtgtgtgtgtgtctgtagcTCAGCTTTAACCTTAGATAACGCCAACATCACAATGGCAAGGCGCTGTAGCGAGTGAGAGGTGCAGGGTGATGAGCCCCCAGGGCAGACAGACCAAATGGCTGGTCCAGAGAGAGAAAGCTCAAACGCTGATGGGGCCAATAAAACGCTCTGCAGAGCGAGGCTGGTAATGCCTAACTAGAGGGAGGGCAATGAGTGTGTTTAGAAGGCGACAGAGAGATTGCAAGTATGTGTGTGCTGGAGTTTATGTGTGCGTTTGAAATGGAGTTCACATGGGGCCGTGGTGCACCAGAAGAATGGTCTCTCTTCCTCCTGGGGGGCCAAACAAGGGGTTCATACACAGGGCACCCACCAAGTGCTTGAGGCAGGGACAGAAAGGGCACAAAAACACGCTGCCCATCACACACACCGAGGGACTGAGGCGGTATGACTGCCTGTGTGTCACTGAAAATGTCATGAAGGTTTCATTTGACATGTTTCCAAGGTCTCCTGTCACACAGGGCAGGACACTGTCTCAATAAACATCTAAAAGAGAGAGGCAAGCGGTCTTCTGGCACTGATGTGTCCTCATATGTGTCGTCTTGCTAGGGCCTAGACTAGCTGGCCCTTGTGTCCCTGCCTGGGGATATATGGCCTTTGTGGTGTCAGAGACAGGTCACTGGAAGGAGGTCAAACGATGAAAGGAGGTTGAAAGGTGAAGAGAAGGAGACGGAGCAACATGACAAGAAA harbors:
- the sgpp2 gene encoding sphingosine-1-phosphate phosphatase 2, which gives rise to MQELMAYLQDPELVAWFQRRCGLYRVDGSSPGPGRSHRPANGAPITGEKPRGQLEGSWDRQDSNSNYEYQDCKKPRYEVRNRLLHFLFLFSAGLGHEVFYITCLPCIHWNLDPFLCRRLVNMWTLVMYVGQVMKDLLKLPRPPSPPVVKLETRVDAEYGLPSTHAMAATAISFTLLLSAPSRVQFCFQTGLLIAATLSSLVSLSRLYTGMHSVLDVVCGILITAILILLTYPFWESFDSFQLTSPLSPIIALSLLLFLSYTYPELDHYTTTRGDTTTILGVCAGCSVGYWANVQLGDTFEHRGPLPVPLPTVTALSVARGAGRSLVGVVALVGTRQIVKKLSLDALYSWYNVPKTDKNARRRKEIEVPSKFVTYTAVGLVNSILVNRVFALIGLL